The segment GCACGCGGCGCATGGCGGCAGTCAGCGGACTGGCCGCCAGCAGCGTAGGCCTGATCTGGCGCAACCACGGAGTGAAACCGCACTTGGTGCGGGGCTTCAAATTATCGAAGGACAAGCGCTTTGTGGAGAAGCTCGAGGAGATCGTCGGGCTCTATCTCAACGCCCCCGAGCACGCCTTGGTTTTGTGCTGCGATGAAAAAAGCCAGATCCAAGCTCTGGACCGCAGCCAACCCGGCCTGCCTTTGCGACAAGGCAAGGTGGCAACCCAAACCCACGACTATAAGCGTCACGGCACCACAACACTCTTCGCCGCCCTCAATATGGCCGACGGAAAGGTCATCGGTACCTGCCAAAAACGCCACCGCCATCAGGAATGGTTGAAGTTCCTGCTGTGAGCGGCGAGCGGGAAAGCGTCTATTTCTGGCGGTTAGGAATTCACTTCTTCTTCGGTGGATCTTCTTCCCATTTTAAAGAGTGAAACTCTTCTTCAGTGGGTGGGTTTTCTTCCC is part of the Opitutus sp. genome and harbors:
- a CDS encoding IS630 family transposase → MRKAAPVNLKEEQKAELSAWAKRGGTPQKHAQRCRIVLLAAEGNGNEWIGNKLGMSRQKVARWRGRYLESGLPGLLRDRAGRGRRAKIKPEDKAELIRRTLEETPPMATQWSTRRMAAVSGLAASSVGLIWRNHGVKPHLVRGFKLSKDKRFVEKLEEIVGLYLNAPEHALVLCCDEKSQIQALDRSQPGLPLRQGKVATQTHDYKRHGTTTLFAALNMADGKVIGTCQKRHRHQEWLKFLL